In one Desulfoferula mesophila genomic region, the following are encoded:
- a CDS encoding bifunctional DNA primase/polymerase, with protein MSIKNTENNLEAALAYARLGWKVLPVYSSNDPKCIKPGKQAHIKKWQDDASSDPQQIEEWWGQWPDANVGILTGAASGIFVLDVDMKPDKDGEASLAALEKKQGSLPPTVMAHTGSGGRHFFFKYPQRGEIGNSAGRIGPGLDVRGDNGYVVAPPSDHISGGVYAWDEDHHPDDMKPAEAPQWLLDKIKSQKQPRPVQKSSAGQGKLPKNVEKFEGADALLDYELKTLAKASKGGRNDQLNKSAYYIGRILDAGDLDEDMVRRQFSATAKTIGLGSEEIADTLNSALEAGKRNARTPLSNERINHYLAHSQKGDAELFIKEQRGQLCFDRTDRKWFIWTGTQWVEDKKGEHQRRLDNVDKIYQEALILKQIQENAKRSAGEKSAAQDIESLIGRLRERISNLGKSGWQKNVVEQAATGDNSLAITGDEWDTNPNLLGVANGVLEFNWQAATVTFRPMQPDDFIRTIIPTSWPGPHDTVNLPRLVPVNSRNFR; from the coding sequence ATGTCCATTAAAAATACCGAAAACAACTTGGAAGCAGCACTGGCCTATGCTCGCTTGGGCTGGAAGGTGTTGCCGGTCTATTCATCTAATGACCCCAAATGTATCAAACCTGGCAAACAGGCCCACATTAAAAAATGGCAGGATGATGCTTCAAGTGACCCTCAGCAGATAGAGGAATGGTGGGGCCAATGGCCGGATGCAAATGTCGGAATTCTAACGGGAGCGGCGAGCGGAATCTTTGTATTGGATGTGGATATGAAGCCTGACAAGGATGGTGAGGCCTCTCTTGCTGCTCTTGAAAAGAAACAAGGGTCACTCCCCCCGACGGTAATGGCTCACACCGGTAGCGGGGGACGACACTTCTTTTTCAAATACCCTCAACGCGGTGAGATCGGCAATTCAGCCGGTCGAATTGGCCCTGGCCTTGATGTCCGCGGAGACAACGGCTACGTCGTAGCGCCCCCCTCGGATCATATATCAGGTGGGGTCTACGCTTGGGACGAGGATCATCATCCAGATGACATGAAACCCGCAGAAGCTCCGCAATGGCTACTCGACAAGATCAAATCCCAAAAACAACCACGCCCTGTTCAGAAATCAAGTGCCGGCCAAGGGAAACTTCCCAAGAACGTCGAAAAGTTCGAGGGTGCAGATGCCCTCTTGGATTATGAGTTGAAAACGCTCGCGAAAGCCTCCAAAGGCGGAAGAAACGATCAACTCAACAAGAGCGCTTATTACATCGGTCGTATTCTTGATGCCGGTGACCTTGACGAAGATATGGTACGGAGGCAATTCTCTGCAACCGCCAAGACGATTGGTCTTGGTTCCGAGGAAATCGCAGACACCCTGAACAGCGCCCTGGAAGCTGGCAAACGTAATGCTCGCACACCCCTAAGCAACGAGCGCATCAATCACTACCTGGCTCACAGTCAGAAAGGAGACGCCGAACTTTTTATAAAAGAGCAGCGAGGTCAACTCTGCTTCGATCGAACAGATCGTAAGTGGTTCATATGGACTGGGACCCAGTGGGTGGAGGACAAGAAGGGTGAACATCAAAGGCGTCTTGATAATGTGGATAAAATCTATCAGGAGGCGCTGATACTCAAGCAAATTCAAGAGAATGCCAAGAGATCTGCTGGTGAAAAGAGTGCTGCCCAAGACATTGAAAGTTTGATCGGCAGGCTCAGAGAACGCATCAGCAATCTCGGAAAATCGGGTTGGCAAAAGAACGTCGTGGAGCAGGCCGCAACTGGCGACAACTCCCTAGCTATCACCGGAGATGAGTGGGATACCAACCCTAATCTGCTAGGCGTGGCAAACGGAGTCTTGGAATTCAATTGGCAAGCTGCAACCGTTACCTTTAGGCCTATGCAACCCGATGACTTTATCAGGACTATCATCCCGACATCCTGGCCTGGGCCACATGACACTGTAAACCTCCCCCGATTAGTGCCAGTCAACAGTAGAAACTTCAGGTGA
- a CDS encoding IS110 family transposase translates to MIYVGMDVHKKTTTYCAINKDGKIAKRGKVASGDAGWLDIISQWPLNEVLVALETGGMTWWVVDVLRASGIEPVVVDARQFKMIADSKKKSDRRDARTLAEALRGGLAENCSVAIPSQRARQARSLMRTRHLVVKQSTSTMNAARSLLRSVGVSVTKHSWANEDHWEKLLDNPSVPIWMKPLLVVYRNIWEALKKERQDLDAMVVGEQAHWPEAALLRQIPGYGPIVTMAVLSSLDDPHRFKHSGQVASYAGLVPSSRDSGDSQKRGGITHQGRSMLRYLLVQAAWAAMRSKKLTPNMQKWTRRLIVKRGAMVATVALARRLLILGHRLWKNGEAYNPTYPELSKPTA, encoded by the coding sequence ATGATTTATGTTGGCATGGACGTCCACAAGAAAACCACCACCTATTGCGCCATCAATAAAGACGGGAAGATTGCCAAGCGAGGCAAGGTGGCCAGCGGTGATGCAGGCTGGCTGGACATTATTAGCCAATGGCCTCTGAACGAAGTCCTGGTGGCTCTGGAAACCGGCGGCATGACTTGGTGGGTGGTAGACGTGTTGCGAGCATCTGGAATAGAGCCTGTGGTGGTTGACGCCCGTCAGTTCAAGATGATCGCCGACAGCAAGAAGAAGAGCGACAGGCGTGACGCCCGTACCCTGGCTGAGGCGTTAAGGGGTGGCCTGGCTGAAAACTGCTCGGTGGCCATCCCCAGCCAACGGGCTAGGCAGGCCAGATCATTGATGCGCACCCGGCACTTGGTGGTGAAGCAATCGACCTCGACCATGAATGCCGCCCGCAGTCTTCTACGCTCCGTGGGAGTGTCGGTCACCAAGCATAGCTGGGCCAACGAAGATCATTGGGAAAAGCTGCTGGACAATCCATCGGTGCCCATCTGGATGAAGCCTCTGCTAGTGGTTTACCGCAATATCTGGGAGGCGCTTAAGAAGGAACGGCAGGACCTGGACGCCATGGTGGTCGGGGAACAGGCTCACTGGCCCGAAGCTGCATTACTGCGTCAAATACCCGGCTACGGTCCCATCGTGACCATGGCCGTGCTGAGCAGCTTGGATGATCCCCATCGTTTCAAACACTCCGGCCAGGTGGCCAGCTACGCCGGGCTGGTCCCATCATCACGCGATAGCGGAGACAGCCAAAAACGAGGCGGGATCACCCATCAGGGAAGATCCATGCTTCGATACCTTCTGGTGCAGGCGGCCTGGGCGGCCATGCGAAGCAAAAAGCTTACCCCTAATATGCAGAAATGGACTCGGAGATTGATCGTCAAACGCGGTGCTATGGTGGCGACCGTGGCTCTGGCGCGCAGGCTACTGATCCTGGGCCACCGGCTCTGGAAAAATGGTGAGGCATACAATCCAACATATCCGGAATTAAGTAAGCCAACGGCTTAA
- a CDS encoding class I adenylate-forming enzyme family protein, with translation MKQTVRRYKDSLALYNVERDRRLTFGQLHELTNRVCHILEGKFGLKEGDRYATLLENDNMALLHFWMTKGKATALWLGMRDSLQEHLHQIDWVGARVVFIEERLLEQYYDQLRSRGVVMVAMDKPWQSMEGVYDFWDLVPQASSQDPGDEFIYEDVRKHMAIMRFTGGTTGQPKCTMYSISNVFSAGLNPIHFIELYPFEQPKALLCTPITHASGAVMLPAYFKGGKVITLNRVDIDLMCQTVAQDRTDLIYVVPTVLYRMLDMGLPEKYDLSSLRTIRYGASPISPAKLEELLAQFGPVFVQGYASTECWPPATILGRGEHGLDNEEQRQILKSVGSPVPGVEVMICDDEGNETPPHQEGEIWIRGGNTIAGYYNDPEQTQANFTENGFWKSGDIGYRDEAGRIYLVDRKKDMIITGGFNVYAQEVENALNAHPAVQNSAVVGVPDEYWGEMVCGVVLLKEGASATSDELIAFCKENLTRYKVPKRIDFVEELPLSAVGKLLRRKVRKQYWDDSQRNIH, from the coding sequence ATGAAACAAACCGTTCGGCGCTATAAGGATTCGCTTGCCCTGTACAACGTGGAGAGAGACCGCCGGCTGACCTTTGGCCAATTACACGAGCTGACCAACCGGGTCTGTCACATTCTAGAGGGAAAGTTCGGTCTCAAGGAAGGAGACCGTTACGCCACCCTGCTGGAAAACGACAACATGGCCCTGCTGCATTTTTGGATGACCAAGGGCAAGGCAACCGCCCTGTGGCTGGGCATGCGCGACTCCCTGCAGGAGCACCTGCACCAGATCGATTGGGTGGGCGCGCGGGTGGTGTTCATCGAGGAGAGGCTCCTCGAGCAGTATTACGACCAGCTGCGCAGCCGGGGCGTGGTGATGGTGGCCATGGACAAGCCCTGGCAAAGCATGGAAGGGGTATACGATTTTTGGGACCTAGTTCCCCAGGCCTCGAGCCAGGACCCCGGCGATGAGTTCATCTATGAGGACGTGCGCAAGCACATGGCCATCATGCGCTTCACCGGCGGCACCACCGGCCAGCCCAAATGCACCATGTACAGCATCTCCAACGTGTTCAGCGCCGGGCTCAATCCCATCCATTTCATAGAGCTCTATCCCTTTGAGCAGCCCAAGGCCCTGCTTTGCACACCCATCACCCATGCCTCTGGCGCGGTGATGCTGCCCGCCTATTTCAAGGGCGGCAAGGTCATTACTCTGAACCGGGTAGATATCGACCTGATGTGCCAGACTGTCGCGCAAGACCGGACGGATTTGATTTACGTGGTACCCACCGTCCTCTACCGCATGCTGGACATGGGGCTGCCGGAAAAATACGACCTCAGCAGCCTGCGCACCATACGCTACGGAGCCTCGCCCATCTCGCCAGCCAAGCTAGAAGAGCTCCTGGCCCAATTCGGACCAGTGTTCGTGCAGGGTTACGCCTCCACCGAATGCTGGCCGCCGGCAACGATCCTTGGGCGCGGCGAACACGGTCTGGACAACGAGGAGCAACGCCAAATCCTTAAGTCGGTCGGCTCTCCGGTACCGGGAGTAGAGGTCATGATCTGCGACGACGAGGGCAATGAAACGCCTCCCCACCAGGAAGGGGAGATATGGATCCGAGGCGGCAACACCATAGCCGGCTATTACAACGACCCGGAGCAGACCCAGGCCAATTTTACGGAAAATGGTTTTTGGAAGTCCGGCGACATTGGTTATCGAGACGAGGCGGGCCGGATATATCTGGTGGACCGCAAAAAGGACATGATCATCACTGGCGGCTTCAATGTATATGCCCAGGAGGTGGAGAACGCCCTTAACGCCCATCCGGCGGTGCAAAACTCAGCCGTGGTGGGGGTGCCGGATGAATATTGGGGAGAAATGGTGTGCGGCGTGGTCCTGCTGAAGGAGGGGGCCTCGGCCACGTCGGATGAGCTGATCGCCTTCTGCAAGGAAAACCTCACTCGCTATAAAGTTCCCAAACGCATTGATTTCGTGGAAGAGCTCCCCTTGAGCGCGGTGGGTAAGCTGTTGCGACGCAAGGTGAGGAAACAGTACTGGGATGACTCTCAACGCAATATTCATTGA
- a CDS encoding NAD(P)H-dependent flavin oxidoreductase, whose protein sequence is MLGCRYPVIQGAMGVICNPEMVAAVSEAGGFGVLGSAFQEDAEELRRQIKAVRALTDKPFGANLTVLNPHCTEMAEVMMDMGLKAVTTSAGNPGPLIELLKPQGVKVLHVCPSVDKAVKAQAVGVDAVIAEGAESGGIQGVEAVGTLVLVPAVCDAVEVPVVAAGGVADSRGFRAALALGAQGVQVGTRFIASTECIAHQSYKAMICDSSETDTFLVRRTEKILVRVLPTPLAMEVRRDPNRGEAIRRQDIGRAWIQGNLEVYTLAAGQDVGLVHEVKPVARIIEEMVAASAV, encoded by the coding sequence TTGCTAGGATGCCGTTATCCCGTCATCCAAGGGGCCATGGGGGTCATCTGCAACCCCGAGATGGTGGCGGCGGTATCGGAGGCCGGCGGCTTCGGGGTGCTGGGCTCCGCCTTCCAGGAAGACGCAGAGGAACTGCGCCGCCAAATTAAGGCAGTGCGGGCCCTGACCGACAAGCCGTTCGGGGCCAACCTCACGGTCCTCAATCCCCATTGCACCGAGATGGCCGAGGTCATGATGGACATGGGCCTCAAGGCCGTGACCACCAGCGCGGGCAACCCCGGCCCCCTGATCGAGCTGCTCAAGCCCCAAGGGGTCAAGGTGCTGCACGTCTGCCCCAGCGTGGACAAGGCGGTCAAGGCCCAGGCCGTGGGCGTGGACGCGGTTATAGCCGAGGGCGCCGAGTCCGGAGGCATCCAGGGGGTGGAAGCAGTGGGCACCTTGGTGCTGGTCCCGGCGGTGTGCGACGCGGTGGAGGTGCCGGTGGTGGCCGCGGGCGGCGTTGCCGACTCACGAGGCTTTCGTGCCGCCCTAGCCTTGGGCGCCCAGGGGGTCCAGGTGGGAACACGCTTCATCGCCTCCACCGAATGCATCGCCCACCAGAGCTACAAAGCCATGATCTGCGACTCCTCCGAGACAGACACCTTCCTGGTTCGACGCACTGAAAAAATTTTAGTGCGGGTGCTGCCCACTCCCCTGGCCATGGAAGTGCGCCGCGATCCCAACCGTGGAGAGGCCATCCGCAGGCAGGATATCGGGCGGGCCTGGATTCAAGGCAATTTAGAAGTTTACACCTTAGCCGCAGGGCAAGATGTCGGACTGGTGCACGAGGTCAAACCCGTGGCCAGGATAATCGAGGAGATGGTGGCGGCCTCGGCGGTCTGA
- a CDS encoding Coenzyme F420 hydrogenase/dehydrogenase, beta subunit C-terminal domain, with the protein MPMDDFKDLHAQVIARGLCTACGLCVGACPHECLQWDDELEEPRLDGECLGCGLCASACPGGGAPLPVLEEKFLGRSRTPEEEYLGVHQELLCGHARDESLRRASASGGVTSALLIYAMEQGLIDAAVLAGSDPERPWRTIPILARSPEEVRAAVGSRYQLCPSLAALGQAATWERVAVVALPCQVHGLRKLAASPQGRDLRERVVFILGLFCGANTSYRITEHVIAEFSDVPLHEIRGFTYRGGPSSHDITIKCADGSVHTIANADRISNYLWLIRDRCRMCPDWTAELADVSLGDIFVGGAKGPLQKVPHWNGFIVRNDKGRELVAGAQKAGAISLEPLEEAALYGNIGFEAKKHGAIHHLHQRKRYGWPTPDFGCEFSWRPRRRVPFQISLPDWPDPKTGS; encoded by the coding sequence ATGCCCATGGATGACTTCAAAGACCTGCACGCCCAGGTCATCGCCAGGGGGCTCTGCACAGCCTGCGGGTTGTGCGTAGGCGCCTGCCCCCATGAATGCCTGCAATGGGACGATGAGCTCGAAGAGCCCCGCCTCGACGGTGAATGCCTTGGCTGCGGCCTGTGCGCATCAGCCTGCCCCGGAGGCGGGGCTCCCTTGCCGGTCCTGGAAGAAAAATTTCTGGGCCGAAGCCGCACACCCGAGGAAGAATACCTGGGGGTGCACCAGGAGCTGCTCTGCGGTCATGCCCGCGACGAGTCTCTGCGCCGGGCCTCGGCCAGTGGCGGGGTCACCAGCGCCTTGCTTATTTATGCCATGGAGCAGGGCCTGATCGATGCGGCTGTGCTGGCCGGAAGCGACCCGGAACGGCCCTGGCGAACCATCCCCATTTTGGCCCGCAGCCCAGAAGAGGTTAGGGCGGCGGTGGGCTCCAGGTATCAGCTCTGCCCGTCCCTGGCCGCCTTGGGCCAGGCCGCAACCTGGGAAAGGGTCGCGGTGGTCGCCCTTCCCTGCCAGGTGCACGGGCTGCGCAAGCTCGCCGCCTCGCCCCAGGGGCGGGACTTGCGCGAGCGGGTGGTTTTCATCCTGGGGTTGTTCTGCGGGGCCAACACCTCCTATCGCATCACCGAGCACGTGATCGCCGAGTTCAGCGACGTGCCCTTGCATGAGATTCGGGGGTTCACTTACCGGGGAGGCCCTAGCTCCCACGACATCACCATCAAATGCGCTGACGGCTCGGTGCACACCATCGCCAACGCCGACCGCATCAGCAACTATCTCTGGCTCATCCGGGACCGCTGCCGCATGTGCCCCGACTGGACCGCCGAGCTGGCCGATGTCTCTCTGGGGGACATCTTCGTGGGAGGCGCCAAGGGCCCCTTGCAAAAGGTTCCGCATTGGAACGGCTTCATCGTGCGCAATGACAAGGGGCGGGAGCTGGTGGCGGGCGCCCAAAAGGCCGGGGCCATCAGCCTGGAGCCGCTGGAGGAGGCGGCCCTTTACGGCAACATCGGTTTTGAAGCCAAAAAGCACGGGGCGATCCACCATCTGCACCAGAGGAAGCGCTACGGGTGGCCGACGCCGGATTTCGGGTGCGAATTCTCTTGGCGCCCCCGGCGCAGAGTCCCTTTCCAGATCAGCCTGCCCGATTGGCCAGACCCAAAAACCGGGAGCTAA
- a CDS encoding TAXI family TRAP transporter solute-binding subunit, producing MSKGFKVRMITAVAGLAMITGTWAAASPSLAGDTLVMNINREGTAGYAVGTTIAKTLSKYSDLKISGIPYSSPVAGFRDAADGKCAIPYGSGLDLWQAYNSEGPYAKIPLKSKIYQGFYYFDANLFWITRADRDDIKSLSDINGKKVFPGKMGSGISEGFKYMLKALDIKMGKNVQMGYMDAANALKSGLVDVVGVYLVARAKAMPSWTQNIDTQVKIKIIEPSAAEVAKLKTELGKYGIGFEQLATPFKQNTGIKGKTTWMGVEWWGWHFASDVKADDAYTYLKTLFSPQAQADFKKGHKFFKGITDPKFAREMQLKGIGAVLGVPVHPGVAKYLKEVKLWQPDWKVGK from the coding sequence ATGTCCAAAGGATTCAAGGTGCGAATGATCACGGCTGTGGCCGGCCTGGCCATGATCACCGGGACCTGGGCCGCCGCCTCGCCGTCCTTGGCGGGCGACACCCTGGTGATGAACATCAACCGCGAGGGCACGGCGGGTTACGCGGTGGGCACCACCATCGCCAAGACTTTGAGCAAGTATTCCGACCTCAAAATCTCGGGCATCCCCTATTCCTCGCCAGTGGCGGGGTTCCGGGACGCGGCCGACGGTAAGTGCGCCATACCCTATGGCAGCGGCCTGGACCTGTGGCAGGCCTACAACTCCGAGGGCCCCTACGCCAAGATCCCCCTCAAGAGCAAGATCTACCAGGGCTTCTACTACTTCGACGCCAACCTCTTTTGGATCACCCGGGCAGACCGTGACGACATCAAGAGCCTGAGCGACATCAACGGCAAGAAGGTGTTCCCGGGAAAGATGGGTAGTGGCATCTCTGAAGGCTTCAAATACATGCTCAAGGCCCTAGACATTAAGATGGGCAAGAACGTCCAGATGGGATACATGGACGCGGCCAACGCCCTCAAGTCAGGCCTGGTGGACGTGGTGGGGGTCTACCTGGTGGCCCGCGCTAAGGCCATGCCCAGTTGGACCCAAAACATAGATACCCAGGTGAAGATCAAGATCATCGAGCCCAGCGCGGCTGAGGTGGCCAAGCTGAAGACGGAGTTGGGCAAGTACGGCATCGGCTTTGAGCAGCTTGCCACGCCCTTTAAGCAAAACACCGGAATCAAGGGTAAGACCACCTGGATGGGCGTGGAATGGTGGGGATGGCATTTTGCCTCCGACGTGAAGGCTGATGACGCCTACACTTACCTGAAGACCCTCTTCTCGCCCCAGGCGCAGGCCGACTTCAAGAAAGGCCACAAATTCTTCAAGGGAATCACCGATCCCAAGTTCGCGCGCGAAATGCAGTTGAAGGGCATCGGCGCGGTGCTGGGGGTGCCGGTGCATCCCGGCGTGGCCAAGTACCTCAAGGAGGTCAAGCTCTGGCAGCCTGATTGGAAGGTGGGCAAGTAA
- a CDS encoding TRAP transporter permease produces MAQEKSGTGSFKDVLIKVLSVFYVIYIGYFIISYFASPQQVVVGLITMSAILVSLVQIKNYTARLGATVSGGLVVLLVMLWLFIGLYFYIEYPTLLYERDGANNTLDFVLAGSLIVMTIIFTYICYGLAIPLVVTAFLLYGLLGQYLPGFLYHPGMRVERLLQETSLSFSGIFGMLPQVGLKYVAIFIVFAGFVRVFGGMDYTIELVRRLSRRNERMIPQIGVLASMVFGSFTGSAAANLAGTGAFTIPLMKKHGIPPKVAGGIEAAASAGGQIMPPIMGTTAFVIAEYLGIQYLDVVMAGVFPAVLFYFSIVVAVYIISLIYMKPSNNVHKDDAKDEDLEKHGSLADGLSLALGMGTIFYLLVVPKLDAMTCGFYGVVAYVAAQILLCLALASHRKSPKELLETLIDGAVKAASGTAPIILLLACLGIVVKILVGSGLSTRLSYGLVELGGNHMVPVIMLVMLVCILFGMAVTTVAAYILTVIVAAPALQSFGIPDLATHFAIFYFAMLSAITPPVAGIIPIACSLSNSGYMETAWESMKLGVAKYLLPFAFIFQPNLLKLDGDGLVAFVRVGMGIIAITTGLQFRYPGALAGGLRALLLAFGFFALFSPYMSLAWVSVVLSAMIIGLLAVFWKSKLRTNPA; encoded by the coding sequence ATGGCGCAAGAAAAGTCAGGGACTGGCAGTTTTAAGGATGTGCTGATAAAGGTCTTGTCCGTTTTCTACGTCATCTACATCGGGTATTTCATCATCTCCTACTTCGCCTCTCCCCAGCAGGTGGTGGTTGGGCTCATCACCATGTCGGCCATCCTGGTTTCGCTGGTGCAGATAAAGAACTACACAGCCAGGTTGGGGGCCACAGTCTCCGGCGGCCTTGTGGTCCTGTTGGTGATGCTCTGGCTGTTCATCGGGCTTTACTTTTATATCGAATACCCCACGCTGCTCTACGAACGGGACGGAGCCAACAACACCCTGGACTTCGTTCTGGCCGGTAGCCTCATCGTGATGACCATCATCTTCACCTACATCTGCTACGGCCTTGCCATCCCTTTGGTGGTCACGGCCTTTCTCCTCTACGGTCTGTTGGGCCAGTATCTACCCGGTTTCCTTTACCACCCCGGCATGCGGGTGGAGCGCCTGCTTCAGGAGACTTCGCTTAGCTTCAGCGGCATCTTCGGCATGCTCCCACAGGTGGGGCTCAAGTACGTGGCCATTTTCATCGTCTTCGCCGGCTTCGTGCGGGTGTTCGGAGGAATGGATTACACTATCGAACTGGTGCGCCGCCTCTCCCGCCGCAACGAGCGCATGATCCCCCAGATCGGGGTGTTGGCTAGCATGGTCTTCGGCTCTTTCACCGGCAGCGCGGCGGCCAACCTGGCGGGGACCGGCGCCTTCACCATTCCCCTGATGAAAAAGCACGGCATACCGCCCAAGGTGGCTGGAGGCATAGAGGCCGCGGCCTCGGCCGGAGGCCAGATCATGCCGCCCATCATGGGCACCACCGCCTTCGTCATCGCCGAGTACCTGGGCATTCAATACCTGGACGTAGTCATGGCCGGCGTGTTTCCGGCAGTGCTCTTCTACTTCTCCATCGTGGTGGCAGTCTACATCATCAGCCTCATCTACATGAAGCCCAGCAATAACGTGCACAAGGACGATGCCAAGGACGAAGACCTAGAAAAGCATGGCTCCCTGGCCGATGGGTTAAGCCTGGCCCTGGGCATGGGTACCATTTTCTACCTGCTGGTAGTGCCCAAACTGGACGCCATGACCTGTGGCTTCTACGGGGTGGTGGCCTATGTGGCTGCCCAAATACTCCTGTGCCTGGCCCTGGCATCCCATCGTAAATCTCCCAAGGAACTGCTTGAGACCTTGATCGATGGAGCGGTGAAGGCCGCCTCGGGCACCGCGCCTATCATCTTATTGCTGGCCTGCCTGGGCATTGTGGTCAAGATCCTGGTGGGGTCGGGCCTATCCACCCGCCTGTCCTACGGTCTGGTGGAACTGGGCGGCAACCATATGGTTCCGGTCATCATGCTGGTGATGCTGGTGTGCATTCTTTTCGGTATGGCGGTGACCACCGTGGCCGCTTATATTCTCACGGTCATCGTGGCCGCGCCGGCCCTGCAATCCTTTGGCATCCCGGACCTGGCCACCCATTTCGCGATCTTCTACTTCGCCATGCTTTCGGCCATCACTCCGCCGGTGGCAGGCATAATTCCCATAGCCTGCAGCTTGAGCAACTCGGGATACATGGAAACAGCCTGGGAGTCCATGAAGCTAGGGGTAGCCAAATACCTGCTGCCCTTCGCCTTCATCTTTCAGCCCAACCTACTCAAGCTTGACGGCGACGGCCTGGTGGCTTTCGTGCGGGTGGGGATGGGCATCATCGCCATCACCACCGGCCTGCAGTTCAGATATCCTGGCGCATTGGCCGGCGGCCTGCGGGCCCTGCTGCTGGCCTTCGGCTTCTTCGCCCTCTTTAGTCCTTATATGAGCCTGGCCTGGGTGTCTGTGGTGTTAAGCGCCATGATTATCGGCCTCCTGGCGGTTTTCTGGAAAAGCAAGCTGAGGACCAATCCGGCCTGA
- a CDS encoding thiolase family protein, which translates to MKEIKQMREVFIAGIGLTKWGFYEDQESYDFGSEAIFKALADAEMTWGDMQAVFCGSVYQGTASGHKAVSEVGLSGIPVVNVENACSSGGSALRLAFQMVAAEVYDVVIAVGLEKMPRGPIPSTAFRPWELESGFNIQVGNYALETVEYMKETGVTEEDLARVTVKNRKNGALNPNARFQKPVTLEEVLASRMVAEPLRLLHCCPLADGAAAAVLCSKDKLVTSSRAVRVATSVLASGVYGDGMPAAGILKSLKFPPQEGIVELSARQAYESSGYGPEDMDLVQGYDTTVPSELWGMEKLGFCHKGEAAGLLRDGKFDLYGDLPVNTDGGLMSRGHPLGATGLGQVCELVTQLRGEAGSRQVKKARVALAHAMGAGPNSSITILTR; encoded by the coding sequence ATGAAAGAGATTAAGCAAATGCGGGAAGTGTTCATCGCTGGCATAGGGCTGACCAAATGGGGTTTCTATGAAGATCAGGAGTCCTATGACTTTGGCAGCGAGGCCATATTCAAGGCCCTGGCCGACGCCGAGATGACCTGGGGCGACATGCAGGCCGTCTTTTGCGGCAGCGTCTACCAAGGCACCGCTTCGGGACACAAAGCGGTGAGCGAGGTGGGCCTGAGCGGTATTCCGGTGGTCAACGTAGAGAACGCCTGCTCCAGCGGAGGCTCGGCCCTGCGCTTGGCCTTCCAGATGGTGGCCGCCGAGGTCTACGACGTGGTGATCGCGGTGGGCTTGGAGAAGATGCCCCGGGGGCCCATACCCAGCACCGCCTTCCGGCCCTGGGAGTTGGAGTCGGGCTTCAATATCCAAGTAGGCAATTACGCACTGGAGACGGTGGAGTACATGAAGGAGACTGGGGTCACCGAGGAGGACCTGGCCAGGGTGACGGTGAAGAACCGCAAGAACGGGGCCCTGAACCCCAACGCGCGTTTCCAAAAGCCGGTGACGCTGGAAGAGGTGCTTGCCTCGCGTATGGTGGCCGAGCCGCTCAGGCTGCTGCACTGTTGTCCCCTGGCCGACGGGGCCGCCGCTGCGGTGCTTTGTAGCAAAGACAAGCTGGTCACTTCTTCCCGGGCGGTGAGGGTGGCCACCTCGGTGCTCGCCTCCGGGGTCTACGGCGATGGTATGCCGGCCGCCGGAATCCTCAAAAGCCTGAAGTTCCCGCCCCAGGAGGGGATCGTGGAGCTTTCGGCCCGACAGGCCTATGAATCCTCGGGATACGGGCCAGAGGATATGGACCTGGTGCAGGGCTACGATACCACCGTGCCCTCTGAACTGTGGGGCATGGAAAAGCTGGGATTTTGCCATAAAGGTGAGGCCGCTGGCCTGCTCAGGGACGGCAAGTTCGATCTGTACGGGGACCTGCCGGTGAATACCGACGGTGGCTTGATGTCGCGGGGGCATCCCCTGGGTGCCACGGGCCTGGGCCAAGTTTGTGAGTTGGTGACCCAACTGCGCGGGGAGGCCGGCTCCCGCCAGGTGAAAAAGGCAAGAGTGGCCCTAGCTCACGCCATGGGTGCCGGTCCCAACAGCTCCATAACTATCTTAACTCGTTGA
- a CDS encoding Zn-ribbon domain-containing OB-fold protein, with translation MSEIGPEKIPLREGFWASATPESGPRLIGSRCTNCGEIYFPTKPKGWCVHCQQPTLENMLLSPRGRLAAVTLVRQPPAGGFYHGPVPYAYGMVDLSDGVRLVSQLYAEDLETLQAGQEAELVIRPLCEDEQGRQVITFMFTPVA, from the coding sequence ATGAGTGAGATTGGACCTGAAAAAATTCCCTTGCGGGAGGGCTTTTGGGCCTCCGCGACCCCGGAGAGCGGCCCCCGTCTCATCGGCAGCCGCTGCACCAACTGTGGGGAGATATATTTCCCCACCAAGCCCAAGGGCTGGTGCGTGCACTGCCAACAACCAACCCTGGAAAACATGCTTTTGAGCCCCCGGGGCAGATTGGCCGCGGTGACTCTGGTGCGCCAGCCCCCGGCCGGTGGCTTTTATCACGGGCCGGTTCCCTATGCCTACGGCATGGTGGACCTCTCGGACGGGGTGCGCCTGGTCAGCCAGCTTTATGCCGAGGATCTGGAGACGCTGCAGGCCGGGCAGGAGGCGGAATTGGTGATTAGACCTTTGTGCGAGGACGAGCAGGGTCGTCAAGTAATCACCTTCATGTTCACGCCCGTGGCCTGA